The Oleiphilus messinensis DNA segment GCCGCCAGATACAGCTGAAAATTCGCTTGAGTCGGCTCATATTTAGCCACCCGCTCCAGTACCGGAAAACGGGTTGGAATCATTTTCATATGTTCCAGCAGGCGGGTATAGATTTCAGGTTCAGGCAAGCTCTCGCCATAAGGTTTGTATATCGGATGGCGCAAATGGAAAAAGTTGGATGGAAATTCGAGGTTGAACCCGGTCGCTTCGCACTTTTCATACTGGGATGCAGCAGGCAATACGTAATCTGCGAGCTGTGCAGTTTCCGTGTAGGCAACATCAACCACCACCAGGAGATCAAGCTTGGAGAATGCCCGCTCGTAAGCCGGGGTATCCGCATAGGTCATTAACGGGTTGGCGCTGTCCACCCATATGGCACGGAGTCGGTCCGGGCCGTCATGCTCGATCTCATCCGGGAGGATATTGGGCGGATAAAGCCCTGCGATGGGAATCATGTTGTGGTGGGCGGTGCGTTTGATTGTTTTGCCCCGTTGCGCTGCCCGTTCGTCGGAATTTCCGAGGATCGGGAGCAGGAACGAATGCAAATTATTACCGCCTGGCCGAGCGAAATTCCCGGTCAGGAGATACAGCAGTTTTTCCAGATAAGCATTCAGCGTGGTATTCAAGGTTTGCTGAATACCCAAATCAATTCGAACACAGGCACGTCTCGCGCGAGCAAATTCCCGGGCAACCTTTTGTACGTCATCGAGCTTCAGATCAGTCAGCGCGACATAATCTTGCACCCGTATGTTCAAGAGTTCATTTTCCACCGCTTCGAAGCCGGTACAATGATGGTCCAGAAACTCCCGGTCATGCAATCCTTCCTGCACGATAATCGCCAGCATGGCCGACAGTAAATAGGCATCCGTTCCCGGTTTGATCGGTAGATGAATATCCGCCATTTTCGCGGTTTCAGATAAACGTGGATCGATGACGACCATCGTTCGGTCGGGGTCTTTTTTGAGCGCTTTCAACGTATCCCGAGCATTGGGAATACCATGAGCCTGATAAGGGTTGCAGCCAATAAACAACACGTAATCGGCATGCTCGACATCTTCGGTGGTATGACAACGCTGGTCTCCGAACAATCGACCGTTGACCCAGAAATCTTGAGTCTTTTCCTGCGCCAGTGCGGAATACACATACCGGCTTTTCATCGCCTGCCGAATTTGCTGACCATAGGCTCCACCGAGGTGATTCCCTTGCCCGCCACCGCCGACAAATGCAAAGGCATCACCACCGTGGGTATCACGAATCTGCAGAAGCCGGGTCGCAATTTCCGATAACGCCTGATCCCAGCTAATCGGTTGATGAGAGCCATCGGGTTGACGTTTCAGCGGCTGCGACAGACGGTCATCATGATTTTGATAATGCTCAAGTCGCGCAGCTTTCTGACAAATATAGCCATCCGTCATGGGGTGAGCGGAATCGCCCTTTATTTTTGTGAAGCGGCCATTTTCTGTGGTAATGGTGATACCGCAGTTCCGTGAACACAAAATACAGGCACTTGGGTGCTGCTGCACAGTAGAAGAATGAGCCGCCATGATGAGCCTCTTTTCAATGGATCAAATTGAAGTTTTTTAATCAGAGTAATCTGGAAACTGGATATACGCTAATTCGCAACAAGAGCTGGAATTAAAGAATAAATAAGCCATTCTTATCATTTCTCCCGGCCTGTGCAAAATATCCAGAACTGAATCGATTACCGTGGGGTTTAATTGCAACATTCGCAATATCTTGACACTTGGCAAATATCACGTATAAAACATGAGGATTAAATTAATCAATCCTGCATTACTCAGCAATTTACCATATCTTATTATTAGGTAAGCTGTGCTTATTCAGGCAGCGCACCGCTCCAGAAATCGCCAGGCTTGAGATAAATATCCCCGGAATCACTCCATGTTAGATTGCGGGACAGGACAAAACGCTATGCATGCGAAAGCGCCCCCTATTCAATGGTTACCTGTATTTGAGGCAGCTGCGCGTTTATGCAGTTTCAAAAAAGCAGCTGATGAACTTTGCGTGACGCCTCCGGCCATAAGCCAGCAAATTAAAGCACTGGAAGACTACCTCGGAATAACGCTTTTTGATCGTACAGAACGGCGCTTGAAATTAACCCCTGCGGGGCAGCATTACTACCTAACCGTTCAGCAAATTATCAAGATGCATGTTAAAAGCTATTATGACCTCGAACGGCGTTTCAAGAACCCGATATTGCAAGTGAGCGTGCCACTTTACATCGCGCAAGAGATCCTGATTCCCAACTTTTTATCATTCCGAAAACGAGCGCCGGAAATCGATTTAAGACTGACCACGGGTAGCGAACTCGTCGACTTTGACAACGATACCGTTGATGCCGCAATTCGTTTTGGTGATGGTAACTGGCCTGAACTGGAATGCAGGCCCTTACTTCCGGTCACCCCGATACTGGTTTGTAGCCCGAAATACCTATCGGAAAATAACCTGAACACCGAGACTTATTTTGATGCTTCTGTTCTGAAAAAACAGGTCATCATATCCCTGCGTGAAGATTTACAGGATTGGCAACAAGCTCTTCCTGAACTTGACCCTGCGGATAAAATAATCTGCGATTCCTACTTTTCGGTAATCAAGTCTGCGGAAGAAGGGCTCGGCATTGCCATCGGTCTACTGCCGATTATCAATAAATCTATTGGGAAAAATCACCTTGTGCCCTTGAGCAGCCCTGAGTTCCGCTCAGACGTAGGCTATTGGCTGGTCGCCCCCAAACCAATCGAAGACCGGCCAGCCATTGTCCTGTTCTATGACTGGCTGGCGGATCTCTTGAAAGATTTCAGCGCTTAGATTTGATCTGCGGTTGCACTACTCAAAATCAACATATGAGCAGACTAATCTTGCAATGCAGCCTCGATAAAATCCAGACGATCCTGTCCGAAAAACATCTCTTCCCCCAGATAAAAAGTGGGCGCGCCAAATACACCTTTCTCTATCGCATTATTGGTATGGGATTTCAGTTTATTCTTGATCTCTTCACGCTCGCAAAGGGCTAACAACGTGCCGCTATCAAGACCGGCGCCCTGCATCACGCTCTCAACTTGTTCCAAATCTCCCATATTCAGGGCATCAACCCACATTGCCCGAAACATAAGCTCCACATATTGCTTGAAGCAACCCATTTCTTCAGCCGCAAAACAACCTCGCATCAAGTGCAACGTGTTTATCGGAAAATGCGGATTCATTTTAAACGGTACCTGATAGCGCTTCACGAATCGAGGCAGATCATACTTTAACATGTACCGGCCTTTTGCCGGGACGGCAGCAGGCGGCAGGTTATTGTTCGCTTTGAGCAACGCACCAAGCAACATGGGTTCGTATACGACCTCAAGATCGTAGGTCTCGGCAAACCGTTGCAATTGTGTATGGGCCAGGTATGCGGTGGGGCTGCCAAAATCAAAGTAAAAGTTCAGCACTTTTTTCATTTATTTCTCCAAGCTTCATATTTCATCGAAAAGACAAAAGACTACGAAATAAGCAGCGACTTTTAAAAACAGATTTAATAATCAGAAATTAAGTTTTAGTTATTTAAAAAGAATACAGCCCCAGCATGCTAGCCGCTTTACGGCACTTAAATAAAATTAAATAAGAAAAACTTATTGGATATTAATAAATGCCAAATATCCAGATGCGTTGTTTTCCGATACTTTGAATCCGTATTCTTTAACTCGTTTCACAGTGAAAGAGGTCAAAACATGAAGGAAAACAAAGTAGCCTTGATCGTTGGCGCAGGTGATGCTATCGGTGGTGCAATCGCTAAAGCCTTTGCCTTGAAGGGATTCAGCGTATGTCTGGCACGAAGATCTGAAGAGTCGGTTAACGCGTTTACCAAATCCCTGACAGACGAAGGGTTAAAAGCCTACGGCTACGCG contains these protein-coding regions:
- a CDS encoding molybdopterin-dependent oxidoreductase, coding for MAAHSSTVQQHPSACILCSRNCGITITTENGRFTKIKGDSAHPMTDGYICQKAARLEHYQNHDDRLSQPLKRQPDGSHQPISWDQALSEIATRLLQIRDTHGGDAFAFVGGGGQGNHLGGAYGQQIRQAMKSRYVYSALAQEKTQDFWVNGRLFGDQRCHTTEDVEHADYVLFIGCNPYQAHGIPNARDTLKALKKDPDRTMVVIDPRLSETAKMADIHLPIKPGTDAYLLSAMLAIIVQEGLHDREFLDHHCTGFEAVENELLNIRVQDYVALTDLKLDDVQKVAREFARARRACVRIDLGIQQTLNTTLNAYLEKLLYLLTGNFARPGGNNLHSFLLPILGNSDERAAQRGKTIKRTAHHNMIPIAGLYPPNILPDEIEHDGPDRLRAIWVDSANPLMTYADTPAYERAFSKLDLLVVVDVAYTETAQLADYVLPAASQYEKCEATGFNLEFPSNFFHLRHPIYKPYGESLPEPEIYTRLLEHMKMIPTRFPVLERVAKYEPTQANFQLYLAALMGALKMNKSWLRYAPSILYRTLGRALPEGIAASALLLPLAIDYVNKHEDAVKRADISGGRFSLGANLFRKIIESRSGTIISTHEFKDIWRFIKNKDRRVHLAIEEMLAELRTLGQDTGSKEEDGSFILMAGERRSYNANQIYRDPAWRKVDKDGSLRIHSQDAETLGVITGDRIEVQSKNGSIEVIAEVDDSVRLGMVTLPHGYGMRYQGGERQGPALNLLTSSEHCDPFTKTPYHKYVPVTLKKAVSPPAESCA
- a CDS encoding LysR substrate-binding domain-containing protein; its protein translation is MHAKAPPIQWLPVFEAAARLCSFKKAADELCVTPPAISQQIKALEDYLGITLFDRTERRLKLTPAGQHYYLTVQQIIKMHVKSYYDLERRFKNPILQVSVPLYIAQEILIPNFLSFRKRAPEIDLRLTTGSELVDFDNDTVDAAIRFGDGNWPELECRPLLPVTPILVCSPKYLSENNLNTETYFDASVLKKQVIISLREDLQDWQQALPELDPADKIICDSYFSVIKSAEEGLGIAIGLLPIINKSIGKNHLVPLSSPEFRSDVGYWLVAPKPIEDRPAIVLFYDWLADLLKDFSA
- a CDS encoding 2-hydroxychromene-2-carboxylate isomerase; translated protein: MKKVLNFYFDFGSPTAYLAHTQLQRFAETYDLEVVYEPMLLGALLKANNNLPPAAVPAKGRYMLKYDLPRFVKRYQVPFKMNPHFPINTLHLMRGCFAAEEMGCFKQYVELMFRAMWVDALNMGDLEQVESVMQGAGLDSGTLLALCEREEIKNKLKSHTNNAIEKGVFGAPTFYLGEEMFFGQDRLDFIEAALQD